The sequence AACATTAAAGGAGTCCACAGAAGTTGAAACTAACTTTATACTTCGAAAAAAATATCGCGCTGGAGTAATCAGTAATAAAAATTCCCATAAAACAACCTTGGAGTTTTATAATAATTTACGAGATTCAGATTATGTGGTCTGCATTCGCGGGGCAGGCAATTTCTCGGTTCGTTTTTATGAAGCATTGGCAATGGGTAGGATTCCGATTTTTATAAATACAGATTGTGCGCTGCCTTTCGATAAAGAAATTAACTGGAAAAAACATGTGGTTTGGGTGGAATATAAAGAGCGCAATCAAGTAGCTCAAAAAGTAAAGAAATTTCATGAAGAGTTATCTGGTGAGGATTTTATAGATTTACAGCAGACTAATCGAAATCTCTGGGAAACGAAATTAACTTTATCAGGATTTTTTAATTCGTTTTTATTAAACTAAATGATTTTTCCTTTCCTAAAATTCCTCCAACCTACTTATTATTTTTGACTATTTAGGGATGAAGGAGTTCAGTTTTCAGATATTGGAAAATCTTCCAGATGGGACTGATGTTTAGTTTGGGACAATGTTTAATTTTGAAATGATTTGCATGAATTGTATTTGACTTAGTTTTGGAAGGGTTATAACGCGTGCTACCTAGTGTTCAAAACATTTCGAAGACTCATAAAAGCCGTTTTTAGTTGGAGTTTTATAGATTTACGGCTTGCTATAAGGTGACTTTAAAAAAAAATGTTGACTCTTTGGAGGATTTCTTTTCTACTTCTATGGAAATTTCTGAGAATTAAATATGAACTAATTATATGATGTATTCGAGTATATATTTTAAGCAAGAGGGAAATGATTTTTCTCATAATCTAAAATCTGATTTTGCCTGCTTTGCTTTATGGAAACCTGCTCGACCTTATAGAGATAGAATCCGAAATTTGTTAGCCACAAACTTTGATATATTGTTGGAAACCGAAATAGTTTGGACGGATAAGAATTTAAAACAAAATGCAAAACGATTATATGAAATTCCTATAAGGCTTCACGTTCCAGCAGAAAAATGGCCAGTAGGGCATGAAAAAAAAATTGGAGATAATAAATTTATACTGTTCGTAGTAAAAGACAATAAACCTGATTATACCTATGCTATGTCAGTTTCAAAAAAGATTGAATTATCTAATTTAAATGTTGTAAAAACAAAATATCAGATTAGAGATTGGATTAAAGACGATTTGAAAGTTAATTATGCAGTACATTCTACTAATAATATTTACGAGTTTTTCTTTCAAGCTCCGTTGATATTAGGAGCTGATATTTTTAAAAAACTTATAGGTGGTGAAAAAATCATCAAGGAACTTATAGAAAAGGACTTGGAAGGGGCTGATGGATGGAAAAATTGGCAAGAAGTTTTTGAAATATTAAATCTCACTAATAATTACCTCGTTTTAAGGGGATTCGAAACCCTACCGATTAATAACTCAGAAAAAGATTTAGACATTTTGACTGATAATTATCAGCGCTTTGCTTCGGCATTAGGCGCTGCGCAACTTTCCCACCAACCATATAAAGGTAATTTTAAAGTGAATAATGAAGAAGTGAGTTTGGATATGCGATTTATTGGCGATAAATATTATGATATTGCATGGGCTAAAGAAATACTCCAGACCAAAATGCTACGAAACAATGTTTATATTCCTCGGAAAGATCATTATTTTTATAGTTTACTGTTCCATGCTAAAGTGCAAAAGCCAAAAGTTAAAGCAAAGTATATTGATATTTTAGAAAAGTTAGCTAAAGATTTAAATTTTGAATGGTATAAAACTGAAAAAATTGAGAATGACATCGCAATGGGTCAAATTTTAAATGGTTATTTTAGGTCGCAGGGATATTTTTATGAAAATCCTATTGATCGCGCTGTTTATAAAAATGAAAGCATAATAAAATTTCTTCAAAATAATAAGTTTTCACTTTATAAACTATGGTTAAAGAAAATAGAAACAAGAGTATTGATTTATTTTCCGACAAGAGTTATTTCAAATTTAAAGAGATTAAGAAATAAGTTTTGATGCGAAAAATTAATTTTTTTCGAATTGGAGCGAAATCTTCTTACCTGTTCTAAAATTAAATTTGAAATATAAATTTGCTAACAAAGGTGCAATAAATTATAAAATGAAAGTACGCTTTTATCGAATTTTACAAAAACAGCTTCACCGATTTGGAATATATACGATATATTATCCTTCTGCGAAATCAATCCATTATCACTTAAAAAGTAAACAAATAATTGTTCAAAATTATGGATTAGGTAAGCTAAGTAGTTCTATAAAAGCTTCTAATAATCATTCTTATTATGATTCATTGCTTCAAAAATTTGTGCCCTCATGGAAATTAGACATATCTCGGGCGTTTTTTATCACCGAAAGTGGAGGAGGAGAAAGCAGTCTAAATACTTTTAGAAAGGTTAGAGTTGATAGTCATTGGCTATTTGAAAAAGTATATTTCAATTCTTGCAATGATGTAAAAAGAATTAAATGGTTAGATAAACATTTATCGATAAGGCTTCTAGAATTTGGCATAAAGCTTCCAGAATTACATTGGACTTTTGAAGGAGAAGCTTTCACTATTGCTTATTTTGATTTTTTTGATCTTCATAATCTAACTAGCTTTGAGGTAGAAAATGATTTGCTTGAAATAGTAAAAAGGTTATATCAAGTTTCTGAAGGAACAACTTTAATTAAAAATAAATACGCAGATATAGAATATTTAAATGATTTTATTAATCACTTTGAATATAAGAATAGTATAAAGACTGCGGAAAATAGATTTTTAAAACATGGTATCTTAATAAAAGAGTTTGAGCAAAAAGCTAAAAAATCTAAATTCATAATTACCCATGGTGATTTACACGAAAAGAATGTATATAAAGGTTTCGTAGTTATTGATTGGGATAATGTTGGATTATATCCAATTGGTTTTGAAGTTGCTTTTATTTATTACCGATTATTAAATTCAGGTAGAATAAATAATTTTTCTCCAGAATGGCTTGAAAATAAATTTAAAAATACAATTCAAGTAAATGATTGGTTAGATTTCGAAAGAAATTTTTTTTATTTTCTTTTTATTTTTTATTCAAAAAGTTATAAAATAGATCAATATCAAACAATAGAAGGAATATTGATTAAAAAATTAAAGTCTTATTCTCACCATATAGTTTAATTATCAATTAATGAAAATTCTTTTTTTTTATACGCATAATCAAAGCTTTCTTGCAGCTTTTTTTAAGGAATTGTTACTCACACTTCAAGATAAAGGTTGGGAGGTACAGGTTTTTTCATTTAAAAAAGTAGGTAATACATTTACCGATCCATTACGAATAGATATTAAAAAGAAGCAAAATTATCTAAAAAACACTATTGAAGTCTTCAAAGCAATTAGAAAATACAAACCCGATGTAGTAGTCTCAAATTTTAGTTATGTAAACCAAGCTATTCTAAGTGGAAAATTGTTAGGAGTAAAAAAAAATATAGTGTGGTTTCATACCTTGACGGAACAACTAAGCCCACGGAAAAGTCAAGTTGTAATAAAATCACAGTTCCTAAAATACGCTTCAGAAATAATAGTGAATTCCGACTATCTAAAGACAGATTTAATTGAAAATTATTCTATATCAAAAGATAAGATCTTTTCTATCCCATTTTGGTCTTCTCTTGAAAATTATAATTCGAAAAGAGAGAGAAGTAATAAAGAGCCGCTATTAAAGATTGGTTGTCCAGGAAGAATAGAAGATGTGAAAAATCAGCAATTAATAATAGAAAGTTTGAAGGATTTTAAGTTGCATATTTCTTATGGACTATATATAGCTGGATCCGGTGATAATGAAGAGTTTTTGAAAAGCAAAATTCAAAATTATAATTTGGAGAGTAAAGTTCATTTTTTAGGTGTTCTGAGTATTGAAGAAATGAAGCTTTATTATGAAGAAATGGATATAATTATACTTCCTAGTAAATTCGAAGCTTTTGGGTTGGTGCTAATCGAAGCCCTATCAATGGGTTGTCCCGTTCTTGTGTCTGAAAATTTTGGAGCTTTGACTTATATTAAGGATAGGAAATTCTTAAATAAATATTCTTTTAATCCTAAAAGTTCTAATGATTTGATATCCAAGTTAAATAATATCTTTGCTAATGAAATGGACTCCTCTGATTATTTTATAGATATTTATCTCACCTATTTTCAGAAGAAGGAAATAATAGCACAAGTCGAAAAGGTAATTACTTTATGATATTCCATTTTCTAAAATACCTCCAACCAACTCATTATTTTCAGCTACTTAGAAATGATGGGTCCTCCATTTTCCCATTAGTACTAAAGCTTCCACAAGAAATTATTGTACAATTAGAACCAGAGATTAAGTTTGAAAGTGAAAAAGCTCGCGAATACGATCTTTCGTGGCAGGCTATTCAGAAGGGATACATTGGCAATACAGAAACCTATACTTCTTTTGAAAAACTTCCGATAATTGATGAATACCGTTTTCTTCGGAAATATTTTCACCCAGTTTGGGTTTTTTATGTTTTAATGTTGCGTATTTTTTCTTTTAAAAATCCTTTTCGGGAAATAACTGCTTGGAAAAAAAGTGACGATGCAAAAAGAAACAATTATCTAAAAAATCCTGTACAGCATAATGATTGGGCGTTATTTAAATCTCCATTTGTTGAAGGGAAACCTTTTGTAAGCATTATAATTCCTTCACTTAACCGCTATGAATATTTAAAAGATGTATTGATTGATTTGGAACAGCAGGAGCATAAAAATTTTGAAGTAATTATTGTAGATCAATCCAATCCATTTCGAGAAGATTTTTACAAGAATTTCAATTTGGATATCCAACTTGTCCAGCAAACAGAACGTGCGCTATGGCTTGCGCGAAATCATGCTATTAAAATTTCTAAAGGAGAATATATATTGCTTTTTGATGATGACAGCCGTGTGGAACCCGATTGGATTAGCAATCATTTAAAATGTCTCGACTTTTTTAAAGCTGATATTTCTTCGGGGGTTTCTATTTCAGCTTTGGGAGCAGAGGTGCCACAGAACTATTCCTTTTTCAGAATTTCTGATCAAATAGATACTGGTAATGTAATGCTTAAAAAGCACATATTTAGGGAAATTGGACTATTCGATAGACAGTTTGAAAAACAGCGCATGGGCGATGGAGAATATGGGTTAAGAGCGTATTTAAATGGCTATAAAAACATTTCAAATCCGCAGGCAGGTAGAATCCACCTTAAAGTAGGCTCTGGCGGTCTTCGCGAAATGGGGAGTTGGGATGCGTTCCGACCCAAAAAATTGTTTGCCCCCAGGCCAATACCTAGTGTGCTATATCTTTACAGAAAATATTACGGACGCCACAGAAGCTTACTCGCCATTCTAAAAACTGTTCCCCAATCCATAATCCCATACCGCTACAAGAAAAACAAGCAAATGATGGTCTTGGGTCTATTTATCTCGTTATTTTTGTTTCCGTTTGTGGTGTTGCAGGTCTTTATCTCGTGGCGATTGGCATCAAAGAAGTTAAGAGAAGGGGCGATGATTGGAGAGCTTGATTCTTAAACCACGGAGGCACAGAGGACACAGAGAAAATATTATGCACTCCGTGTCCTCTGTGTCTCTGTGGTGAAAAAATAAATTCATGATTTCTATTATCTAAATTTGACAACCAAAATTCTCATACTAACTTCCGAATTCCCTCCCCAGCCCGGTGGTATTGGCAATCATGCCTATAATCTGGCGAAGGGATTGCAGGGGAATGGTTTTGAAGTGAAGTTGGTCTGCGATACCCGATCAACAAATGGGGATGCTGAGAAGTTGTTTGATAAAAACCTTTCCTTTGAAGTAGTACGGATTCCAAGACAAAAAATCATTTTTATAAGCTATTTAAACCGTATTAAAACCGCTTTTTCCTTGACTTCAAAAAGCGAAATGATAATCTGCTCGGGTAAGTTTTCACTTTGGTTGGGAGCTTTTCTTAGTTTTTTCTTCAAAAGAAAGTTTATCGCTATAATCCACGGTAGTGAGATACAACTTCCCATAACAGTGTTGCGGAAACTCACGGATTTGTCCTTAAAGCGTTTTGATAAAATTATTGCGGTAAGCAATTACACCAAATCTTTAGTTTCCCATCTTAACCTAAATTCTATTGAAGTAATCCCCAATGGTTTTGAGATAAAGCAACCCGAGAGTTTGCCAAGTAAAAGCAATCCTGTCCCGGTTTTGATTACAGTAGGCAATGTTACGCAGCGTAAGGGACAGCACAATGTTATAAACGCGTTACCTATACTGTTGAAAAAATACCCCGATTTAAAATATCATATCGTCGGCATCCCTACGGAAAGGGCGAAGTTAGGACAATTAGCATTACATTTAGGTGTTGAGAAAGCAGTTGTTTTTTTCGGAAAAGTTTCTGAAGAGGAAAAAATGAAATTGCTACAGCAGGCCGATGTTTTTGTGATGCTAAGTGAAACTACAAATACTGGCGACGTTGAAGGTTTTGGAATTGCGATATTAGAGGCGAATGCGTTTGGCGTTCCAGCAATAGGTGCATTAGGTTGCGGAATTGAAGACGCCGTAAATGAAGGAATTTCGGGCAGGTTGATTAATAATAAAGATTCAAAACAGTTTTTAAAATCCTTGGAAGAAATTTTGAATAATTATGAATTTTATTCTAAGAGGGCAAGGGGCTGGTCTGAAGGCTTTACTTGGGAGAAAGTGATGAGTTCTTATTTGAAAGTTTTGAAAGAACCGAGAAACAAGAAAATTTTAACCGCAAAGGACATTAAGAAGGCACAATCTCGATAGCTATTCGGACACACGGAAATTCTTTGTGCCCTTTGTGTAAAACTTTGTGTCCTTTGTGGTTAAACAACAAGTAATAACAATAATAAATAAGCAATAATCAATAAACTTGAAAATAGCAATTATCTCCCATACCGAACATTATAAACAACCCAATGGAACAATCGTAGGTTGGGGGCCTACTGTTAGTGAGCTGAATCATTTGGCACAGGATTTTGAGGAGATATATCATATTGCCTTTTTACATTCTGGACCTCCTCCACCAAGCTCTTTACCTTATACCTCACCAAACATAAAGTTTATTGCCTTGCGGCCTGTTGGGGGGAAAGGAATAGGAGCGAAGCTGAAGGTTATTGCAAACATTCCCAAGATTTTAAACGCCGTGCGAAGAACATTGAAGAAAGTTGATGTATTCCAATTACGAACACCAACGGGGATTGGAGTTTTTTTAATTCCCTATCTAACACTTTTCAGCAATAAAAAAGGTTGGTATAAATATGCTGGCAACTGGAATCAAGAAAACCCACCATTAGGCTATGCTTTACAACGCTTGATGTTAAAGCGTCAAAACCGGAAAGTAACCATCAACGGAAACTGGCCACAGCAACTGAAA comes from Aequorivita sublithincola DSM 14238 and encodes:
- a CDS encoding phosphotransferase; the encoded protein is MKYKFANKGAINYKMKVRFYRILQKQLHRFGIYTIYYPSAKSIHYHLKSKQIIVQNYGLGKLSSSIKASNNHSYYDSLLQKFVPSWKLDISRAFFITESGGGESSLNTFRKVRVDSHWLFEKVYFNSCNDVKRIKWLDKHLSIRLLEFGIKLPELHWTFEGEAFTIAYFDFFDLHNLTSFEVENDLLEIVKRLYQVSEGTTLIKNKYADIEYLNDFINHFEYKNSIKTAENRFLKHGILIKEFEQKAKKSKFIITHGDLHEKNVYKGFVVIDWDNVGLYPIGFEVAFIYYRLLNSGRINNFSPEWLENKFKNTIQVNDWLDFERNFFYFLFIFYSKSYKIDQYQTIEGILIKKLKSYSHHIV
- a CDS encoding glycosyltransferase family 4 protein translates to MKILFFYTHNQSFLAAFFKELLLTLQDKGWEVQVFSFKKVGNTFTDPLRIDIKKKQNYLKNTIEVFKAIRKYKPDVVVSNFSYVNQAILSGKLLGVKKNIVWFHTLTEQLSPRKSQVVIKSQFLKYASEIIVNSDYLKTDLIENYSISKDKIFSIPFWSSLENYNSKRERSNKEPLLKIGCPGRIEDVKNQQLIIESLKDFKLHISYGLYIAGSGDNEEFLKSKIQNYNLESKVHFLGVLSIEEMKLYYEEMDIIILPSKFEAFGLVLIEALSMGCPVLVSENFGALTYIKDRKFLNKYSFNPKSSNDLISKLNNIFANEMDSSDYFIDIYLTYFQKKEIIAQVEKVITL
- a CDS encoding glycosyltransferase family 2 protein; protein product: MIFHFLKYLQPTHYFQLLRNDGSSIFPLVLKLPQEIIVQLEPEIKFESEKAREYDLSWQAIQKGYIGNTETYTSFEKLPIIDEYRFLRKYFHPVWVFYVLMLRIFSFKNPFREITAWKKSDDAKRNNYLKNPVQHNDWALFKSPFVEGKPFVSIIIPSLNRYEYLKDVLIDLEQQEHKNFEVIIVDQSNPFREDFYKNFNLDIQLVQQTERALWLARNHAIKISKGEYILLFDDDSRVEPDWISNHLKCLDFFKADISSGVSISALGAEVPQNYSFFRISDQIDTGNVMLKKHIFREIGLFDRQFEKQRMGDGEYGLRAYLNGYKNISNPQAGRIHLKVGSGGLREMGSWDAFRPKKLFAPRPIPSVLYLYRKYYGRHRSLLAILKTVPQSIIPYRYKKNKQMMVLGLFISLFLFPFVVLQVFISWRLASKKLREGAMIGELDS
- a CDS encoding glycosyltransferase family 4 protein, whose amino-acid sequence is MTTKILILTSEFPPQPGGIGNHAYNLAKGLQGNGFEVKLVCDTRSTNGDAEKLFDKNLSFEVVRIPRQKIIFISYLNRIKTAFSLTSKSEMIICSGKFSLWLGAFLSFFFKRKFIAIIHGSEIQLPITVLRKLTDLSLKRFDKIIAVSNYTKSLVSHLNLNSIEVIPNGFEIKQPESLPSKSNPVPVLITVGNVTQRKGQHNVINALPILLKKYPDLKYHIVGIPTERAKLGQLALHLGVEKAVVFFGKVSEEEKMKLLQQADVFVMLSETTNTGDVEGFGIAILEANAFGVPAIGALGCGIEDAVNEGISGRLINNKDSKQFLKSLEEILNNYEFYSKRARGWSEGFTWEKVMSSYLKVLKEPRNKKILTAKDIKKAQSR